A genomic window from Ananas comosus cultivar F153 linkage group 22, ASM154086v1, whole genome shotgun sequence includes:
- the LOC109727221 gene encoding uncharacterized protein LOC109727221 isoform X2, producing MEASASRGGSLPVPSSSPSSSSQQPRKEWRAVSQHSFRSNGSEDSEHVKLGQPEERTIYEEGMGPLDVDFSSIMIDGRGLNDDILQRKLQNIARQREELQHMEIELRAQAIARGEILEAQSGFEARMKEQDAAAAKLKEQLQERENYILELERKLEENNRELRALRIDTEAAWAKEDLLREQNKELATFRRERDNSEAERAQLLKQIRDLQEHIQEKDNQFIALEEQHKVAQDTIIYKDEQLREVQAWITRVQEMDALQSTTNQSLQAELRERTEQFNHYWIGFQQQYVEMERHHLQVIQQLQLELAEAREQNVTHKDGSGAASESSADSSSYVQSKGSQINANDGGSSNGNLGFVTSERSDDGSSLNSASNPPRKTEHSSGVPVVPSSLLGVGAFFPPGQMAAMHPYVMQPQGVPQSVTSTNSPVPPSQLGHLQPASATPHHHWPDQQVAFDVSQVPNQTHYQSSQSDQNLLRSDAHSSYQHSVEGHVVQPDHLSVHISQEHRARHAISGSSEVQALELNGKQHAVSLEPQETLDVNSEGNSTQKFDVREQKSESKVQDENVFAANKQSQEPALLQQCSAPGVVASAPQVHGTTSNGAAECHKNVVNYAEIPSSVTWSSSSLPTGKAVEPALLDERSLLACIVRAIPAGSDGRIRISTTLPNRLGKMLAPLHWHDYKKHYGKLDDFVAHHPELFVIEGDFIHLREGAQQIISATTAVAKVAAAAASASQYSSLLPSVAVTPVAQNNRQKRVPQIEPRSVNTMSFANGAVISNPGDSFDMHSQTPKMHDQQQNGVNLNSKIVQGLSDMAISNKLKGLQDPNGFLPEIRPGQSSVHVGTGNGGNLERTILPSSQNKGPSNGRHGSGGKQQGRSSGAGLISRR from the exons ATGGAGGCCTCCGCAAGCCGCGGTGGGTCGCTTCCTGTGCCCTCCTCCTcgccctcttcttcgtcacAGCAGCCGAGGAAGGAGTGGCGCGCTGTCTCCCAGCATTCGTTCCGGAGCAATGGGTCTGAG GACTCTGAACATGTTAAATTGGGGCAGCCGGAAGAGAGAACTATTTATGAG GAAGGAATGGGGCCACTTGATGTGGATTTCTCCTCGATTATGATAGATGGGAGGGGGCTGAATGATGATATCTTGCAAAGGAAGCTGCAGAATATTGCAAGGCAGAGGGAGGAGTTGCAGCATATGGAGATTGAGCTGAGAGCACAGGCAATTGCGCGTGGTGAAATCTTGGAGGCACAGAGTGGCTTTGAAGCTCGGATGAAGGAGCAGGATGCCGCCGCTGCCAAATTAAAG GAGCAACTGCAAGAAAGAGAGAATTACATACTTGAGTTAGAGAGGAAGTTAGAAGAGAACAATAGAGAATTACGTGCTCTAAGGATTGACACTGAGGCG GCCTGGGCTAAAGAGGACCTTCTGAGGGAACAAAACAAAGAGCTGGCCACATTCAG AAGGGAGCGTGATAACTCAGAGGCTGAAAGGGCACAGCTTCTTAAACAAATTCGTGATCTTCAAGAACATATACAAGAGAAAGATAATCAGTTTATTGCATTGGAAGAACAG CATAAGGTTGCACAAGACACTATCATTTACAAGGATGAGCAATTAAGGGAGGTACAAGCTTGGATTACTCGTGTTCAAGAAATGGATGCTTTGCAATCAACCACTAACCAGTCATTACAAGCTGAGCTGCGAGAACGCACTGAACAGTTTAACCATTATTGGATTGGGTTTCAACAACAG TATGTTGAAATGGAGCGACATCATCTGCAAGTTATTCAGCAGCTTCAACTAGAGTTAGCTGAGGCAAGAGAACAAAATGTAACACATAAAGATGGTTCAGGAGCTGCTAGTGAGAGTTCAGCTGATTCTTCTTCATATGTCCAGAGCAAGGGAAGCCAAATTAATGCGAATGATGGTGGTTCTTCAAATGGTAACTTGGGTTTTGTTACAAGTGAAAGGTCAGATGACGGTTCGTCCTTAAATTCAGCTTCTAACCCACCTAGAAAG ACTGAGCATTCCTCGGGTGTGCCGGTTGTTCCATCTTCATTGCTTGGAGTCGGCGCCTTTTTCCCTCCTGGACAGATGGCTGCAATGCATCCTTATGTGATGCAGCCACAAGGTGTGCCACAATCTGTAACATCGACCAACTCACCTGTTCCTCCATCTCAGCTTGGTCATTTGCAGCCAGCATCTGCAACTCCTCATCATCATTGGCCAGATCAACAG GTGGCATTTGATGTCTCACAGGTACCTAACCAGACACATTATCAGTCATCCCAGTCAGATCAGAATCTTTTAAGATCAGATGCTCATTCTAGCTATCAGCACTCTGTTGAAGGACATGTAGTCCAACCAGACCACCTTAGCGTCCACATTAGCCAAGAGCATAGGGCTCGCCATGCAATCAGTGGATCAAGTGAAGTGCAG GCTCTGGAATTGAATGGGAAGCAGCATGCAGTTTCCCTAGAACCACAAGAGACCTTAGATGTAAATTCTGAGGGTAATTCTACCCAAAAGTTTGACGTACGTGAACAGAAGAGCGAGTCAAAG GTACAAGATGAAAATGTTTTTGCTGCAAATAAGCAATCACAAGAGCCTGCGTTACTACAACAGTGTTCAGCTCCTGGTGTGGTTGCTTCAGCTCCTCAGGTTCATGGTACCACTTCAAATGGAGCAGCAGAATGCCATAAAAATGTAGTTAATTATGCTGAAATACCTAGTTCTGTTACTTGGTCCTCTAGTTCATTGCCTACTGGGAAGGCAGTGGAACCTGCTCTACTGGATGAACGATCACTTCTGGCATGCATTGTTCGTGCTATTCCTGCTGGATCGGATGGTCGCATCAGGATCAGCACAACT CTACCAAATAGGCTTGGGAAAATGCTTGCTCCTCTTCACTGGCATGATTACAAGAAACACTATGGAAAGCTGGATGATTTTGTGGCGCATCATCCTGAG TTATTTGTCATTGAGGGGGATTTTATTCATCTTCGCGAAGGAGCACAACAGATCATATCTGCTACTACTGCTGTTGCTAaggttgctgctgctgcagcatcAGCTTCCCAATACTCCTCATTATTGCCTTCGGTTGCTGTGACTCCTGTTGCTCAAAACAATCGCCAGAAAAGGGTGCCACAAATCGAGCCTAGATCTGTGAATACTATGTCTTTTGCAAATGGTGCTGTTATAAGTAATCCTGGAGATTCATTTGACATGCATTCACAGACTCCAAAAATGCATGATCAACAACAGAATGGTgtcaatttgaattcaaaaattgtCCAGGGGCTTTCTGATATGGCAATTTCGAACAAACTAAAAGGTCTTCAGGACCCCAATGGATTTTTGCCTGAAATTAGACCTGGTCAGTCATCTGTACATGTTGGTACTGGAAATGGTGGAAATCTTGAAAGAACAATCTTGCCTTCGTCACAGAACAAAGGACCAAGTAATGGGAGACATGGGTCTGGAGGCAAACAACAAGGAAG gTCATCTGGAGCTGGCTTGATTTCCAGAAGATA
- the LOC109727221 gene encoding uncharacterized protein LOC109727221 isoform X1, whose translation MEASASRGGSLPVPSSSPSSSSQQPRKEWRAVSQHSFRSNGSEDSEHVKLGQPEERTIYEVQEGMGPLDVDFSSIMIDGRGLNDDILQRKLQNIARQREELQHMEIELRAQAIARGEILEAQSGFEARMKEQDAAAAKLKEQLQERENYILELERKLEENNRELRALRIDTEAAWAKEDLLREQNKELATFRRERDNSEAERAQLLKQIRDLQEHIQEKDNQFIALEEQHKVAQDTIIYKDEQLREVQAWITRVQEMDALQSTTNQSLQAELRERTEQFNHYWIGFQQQYVEMERHHLQVIQQLQLELAEAREQNVTHKDGSGAASESSADSSSYVQSKGSQINANDGGSSNGNLGFVTSERSDDGSSLNSASNPPRKTEHSSGVPVVPSSLLGVGAFFPPGQMAAMHPYVMQPQGVPQSVTSTNSPVPPSQLGHLQPASATPHHHWPDQQVAFDVSQVPNQTHYQSSQSDQNLLRSDAHSSYQHSVEGHVVQPDHLSVHISQEHRARHAISGSSEVQALELNGKQHAVSLEPQETLDVNSEGNSTQKFDVREQKSESKVQDENVFAANKQSQEPALLQQCSAPGVVASAPQVHGTTSNGAAECHKNVVNYAEIPSSVTWSSSSLPTGKAVEPALLDERSLLACIVRAIPAGSDGRIRISTTLPNRLGKMLAPLHWHDYKKHYGKLDDFVAHHPELFVIEGDFIHLREGAQQIISATTAVAKVAAAAASASQYSSLLPSVAVTPVAQNNRQKRVPQIEPRSVNTMSFANGAVISNPGDSFDMHSQTPKMHDQQQNGVNLNSKIVQGLSDMAISNKLKGLQDPNGFLPEIRPGQSSVHVGTGNGGNLERTILPSSQNKGPSNGRHGSGGKQQGRSSGAGLISRR comes from the exons ATGGAGGCCTCCGCAAGCCGCGGTGGGTCGCTTCCTGTGCCCTCCTCCTcgccctcttcttcgtcacAGCAGCCGAGGAAGGAGTGGCGCGCTGTCTCCCAGCATTCGTTCCGGAGCAATGGGTCTGAG GACTCTGAACATGTTAAATTGGGGCAGCCGGAAGAGAGAACTATTTATGAG GTGCAGGAAGGAATGGGGCCACTTGATGTGGATTTCTCCTCGATTATGATAGATGGGAGGGGGCTGAATGATGATATCTTGCAAAGGAAGCTGCAGAATATTGCAAGGCAGAGGGAGGAGTTGCAGCATATGGAGATTGAGCTGAGAGCACAGGCAATTGCGCGTGGTGAAATCTTGGAGGCACAGAGTGGCTTTGAAGCTCGGATGAAGGAGCAGGATGCCGCCGCTGCCAAATTAAAG GAGCAACTGCAAGAAAGAGAGAATTACATACTTGAGTTAGAGAGGAAGTTAGAAGAGAACAATAGAGAATTACGTGCTCTAAGGATTGACACTGAGGCG GCCTGGGCTAAAGAGGACCTTCTGAGGGAACAAAACAAAGAGCTGGCCACATTCAG AAGGGAGCGTGATAACTCAGAGGCTGAAAGGGCACAGCTTCTTAAACAAATTCGTGATCTTCAAGAACATATACAAGAGAAAGATAATCAGTTTATTGCATTGGAAGAACAG CATAAGGTTGCACAAGACACTATCATTTACAAGGATGAGCAATTAAGGGAGGTACAAGCTTGGATTACTCGTGTTCAAGAAATGGATGCTTTGCAATCAACCACTAACCAGTCATTACAAGCTGAGCTGCGAGAACGCACTGAACAGTTTAACCATTATTGGATTGGGTTTCAACAACAG TATGTTGAAATGGAGCGACATCATCTGCAAGTTATTCAGCAGCTTCAACTAGAGTTAGCTGAGGCAAGAGAACAAAATGTAACACATAAAGATGGTTCAGGAGCTGCTAGTGAGAGTTCAGCTGATTCTTCTTCATATGTCCAGAGCAAGGGAAGCCAAATTAATGCGAATGATGGTGGTTCTTCAAATGGTAACTTGGGTTTTGTTACAAGTGAAAGGTCAGATGACGGTTCGTCCTTAAATTCAGCTTCTAACCCACCTAGAAAG ACTGAGCATTCCTCGGGTGTGCCGGTTGTTCCATCTTCATTGCTTGGAGTCGGCGCCTTTTTCCCTCCTGGACAGATGGCTGCAATGCATCCTTATGTGATGCAGCCACAAGGTGTGCCACAATCTGTAACATCGACCAACTCACCTGTTCCTCCATCTCAGCTTGGTCATTTGCAGCCAGCATCTGCAACTCCTCATCATCATTGGCCAGATCAACAG GTGGCATTTGATGTCTCACAGGTACCTAACCAGACACATTATCAGTCATCCCAGTCAGATCAGAATCTTTTAAGATCAGATGCTCATTCTAGCTATCAGCACTCTGTTGAAGGACATGTAGTCCAACCAGACCACCTTAGCGTCCACATTAGCCAAGAGCATAGGGCTCGCCATGCAATCAGTGGATCAAGTGAAGTGCAG GCTCTGGAATTGAATGGGAAGCAGCATGCAGTTTCCCTAGAACCACAAGAGACCTTAGATGTAAATTCTGAGGGTAATTCTACCCAAAAGTTTGACGTACGTGAACAGAAGAGCGAGTCAAAG GTACAAGATGAAAATGTTTTTGCTGCAAATAAGCAATCACAAGAGCCTGCGTTACTACAACAGTGTTCAGCTCCTGGTGTGGTTGCTTCAGCTCCTCAGGTTCATGGTACCACTTCAAATGGAGCAGCAGAATGCCATAAAAATGTAGTTAATTATGCTGAAATACCTAGTTCTGTTACTTGGTCCTCTAGTTCATTGCCTACTGGGAAGGCAGTGGAACCTGCTCTACTGGATGAACGATCACTTCTGGCATGCATTGTTCGTGCTATTCCTGCTGGATCGGATGGTCGCATCAGGATCAGCACAACT CTACCAAATAGGCTTGGGAAAATGCTTGCTCCTCTTCACTGGCATGATTACAAGAAACACTATGGAAAGCTGGATGATTTTGTGGCGCATCATCCTGAG TTATTTGTCATTGAGGGGGATTTTATTCATCTTCGCGAAGGAGCACAACAGATCATATCTGCTACTACTGCTGTTGCTAaggttgctgctgctgcagcatcAGCTTCCCAATACTCCTCATTATTGCCTTCGGTTGCTGTGACTCCTGTTGCTCAAAACAATCGCCAGAAAAGGGTGCCACAAATCGAGCCTAGATCTGTGAATACTATGTCTTTTGCAAATGGTGCTGTTATAAGTAATCCTGGAGATTCATTTGACATGCATTCACAGACTCCAAAAATGCATGATCAACAACAGAATGGTgtcaatttgaattcaaaaattgtCCAGGGGCTTTCTGATATGGCAATTTCGAACAAACTAAAAGGTCTTCAGGACCCCAATGGATTTTTGCCTGAAATTAGACCTGGTCAGTCATCTGTACATGTTGGTACTGGAAATGGTGGAAATCTTGAAAGAACAATCTTGCCTTCGTCACAGAACAAAGGACCAAGTAATGGGAGACATGGGTCTGGAGGCAAACAACAAGGAAG gTCATCTGGAGCTGGCTTGATTTCCAGAAGATA
- the LOC109727221 gene encoding uncharacterized protein LOC109727221 isoform X3: MEASASRGGSLPVPSSSPSSSSQQPRKEWRAVSQHSFRSNGSEDSEHVKLGQPEERTIYEVQEGMGPLDVDFSSIMIDGRGLNDDILQRKLQNIARQREELQHMEIELRAQAIARGEILEAQSGFEARMKEQDAAAAKLKEQLQERENYILELERKLEENNRELRALRIDTEAAWAKEDLLREQNKELATFRRERDNSEAERAQLLKQIRDLQEHIQEKDNQFIALEEQHKVAQDTIIYKDEQLREVQAWITRVQEMDALQSTTNQSLQAELRERTEQFNHYWIGFQQQYVEMERHHLQVIQQLQLELAEAREQNVTHKDGSGAASESSADSSSYVQSKGSQINANDGGSSNGNLGFVTSERSDDGSSLNSASNPPRKTEHSSGVPVVPSSLLGVGAFFPPGQMAAMHPYVMQPQGVPQSVTSTNSPVPPSQLGHLQPASATPHHHWPDQQVPNQTHYQSSQSDQNLLRSDAHSSYQHSVEGHVVQPDHLSVHISQEHRARHAISGSSEVQALELNGKQHAVSLEPQETLDVNSEGNSTQKFDVREQKSESKVQDENVFAANKQSQEPALLQQCSAPGVVASAPQVHGTTSNGAAECHKNVVNYAEIPSSVTWSSSSLPTGKAVEPALLDERSLLACIVRAIPAGSDGRIRISTTLPNRLGKMLAPLHWHDYKKHYGKLDDFVAHHPELFVIEGDFIHLREGAQQIISATTAVAKVAAAAASASQYSSLLPSVAVTPVAQNNRQKRVPQIEPRSVNTMSFANGAVISNPGDSFDMHSQTPKMHDQQQNGVNLNSKIVQGLSDMAISNKLKGLQDPNGFLPEIRPGQSSVHVGTGNGGNLERTILPSSQNKGPSNGRHGSGGKQQGRSSGAGLISRR; the protein is encoded by the exons ATGGAGGCCTCCGCAAGCCGCGGTGGGTCGCTTCCTGTGCCCTCCTCCTcgccctcttcttcgtcacAGCAGCCGAGGAAGGAGTGGCGCGCTGTCTCCCAGCATTCGTTCCGGAGCAATGGGTCTGAG GACTCTGAACATGTTAAATTGGGGCAGCCGGAAGAGAGAACTATTTATGAG GTGCAGGAAGGAATGGGGCCACTTGATGTGGATTTCTCCTCGATTATGATAGATGGGAGGGGGCTGAATGATGATATCTTGCAAAGGAAGCTGCAGAATATTGCAAGGCAGAGGGAGGAGTTGCAGCATATGGAGATTGAGCTGAGAGCACAGGCAATTGCGCGTGGTGAAATCTTGGAGGCACAGAGTGGCTTTGAAGCTCGGATGAAGGAGCAGGATGCCGCCGCTGCCAAATTAAAG GAGCAACTGCAAGAAAGAGAGAATTACATACTTGAGTTAGAGAGGAAGTTAGAAGAGAACAATAGAGAATTACGTGCTCTAAGGATTGACACTGAGGCG GCCTGGGCTAAAGAGGACCTTCTGAGGGAACAAAACAAAGAGCTGGCCACATTCAG AAGGGAGCGTGATAACTCAGAGGCTGAAAGGGCACAGCTTCTTAAACAAATTCGTGATCTTCAAGAACATATACAAGAGAAAGATAATCAGTTTATTGCATTGGAAGAACAG CATAAGGTTGCACAAGACACTATCATTTACAAGGATGAGCAATTAAGGGAGGTACAAGCTTGGATTACTCGTGTTCAAGAAATGGATGCTTTGCAATCAACCACTAACCAGTCATTACAAGCTGAGCTGCGAGAACGCACTGAACAGTTTAACCATTATTGGATTGGGTTTCAACAACAG TATGTTGAAATGGAGCGACATCATCTGCAAGTTATTCAGCAGCTTCAACTAGAGTTAGCTGAGGCAAGAGAACAAAATGTAACACATAAAGATGGTTCAGGAGCTGCTAGTGAGAGTTCAGCTGATTCTTCTTCATATGTCCAGAGCAAGGGAAGCCAAATTAATGCGAATGATGGTGGTTCTTCAAATGGTAACTTGGGTTTTGTTACAAGTGAAAGGTCAGATGACGGTTCGTCCTTAAATTCAGCTTCTAACCCACCTAGAAAG ACTGAGCATTCCTCGGGTGTGCCGGTTGTTCCATCTTCATTGCTTGGAGTCGGCGCCTTTTTCCCTCCTGGACAGATGGCTGCAATGCATCCTTATGTGATGCAGCCACAAGGTGTGCCACAATCTGTAACATCGACCAACTCACCTGTTCCTCCATCTCAGCTTGGTCATTTGCAGCCAGCATCTGCAACTCCTCATCATCATTGGCCAGATCAACAG GTACCTAACCAGACACATTATCAGTCATCCCAGTCAGATCAGAATCTTTTAAGATCAGATGCTCATTCTAGCTATCAGCACTCTGTTGAAGGACATGTAGTCCAACCAGACCACCTTAGCGTCCACATTAGCCAAGAGCATAGGGCTCGCCATGCAATCAGTGGATCAAGTGAAGTGCAG GCTCTGGAATTGAATGGGAAGCAGCATGCAGTTTCCCTAGAACCACAAGAGACCTTAGATGTAAATTCTGAGGGTAATTCTACCCAAAAGTTTGACGTACGTGAACAGAAGAGCGAGTCAAAG GTACAAGATGAAAATGTTTTTGCTGCAAATAAGCAATCACAAGAGCCTGCGTTACTACAACAGTGTTCAGCTCCTGGTGTGGTTGCTTCAGCTCCTCAGGTTCATGGTACCACTTCAAATGGAGCAGCAGAATGCCATAAAAATGTAGTTAATTATGCTGAAATACCTAGTTCTGTTACTTGGTCCTCTAGTTCATTGCCTACTGGGAAGGCAGTGGAACCTGCTCTACTGGATGAACGATCACTTCTGGCATGCATTGTTCGTGCTATTCCTGCTGGATCGGATGGTCGCATCAGGATCAGCACAACT CTACCAAATAGGCTTGGGAAAATGCTTGCTCCTCTTCACTGGCATGATTACAAGAAACACTATGGAAAGCTGGATGATTTTGTGGCGCATCATCCTGAG TTATTTGTCATTGAGGGGGATTTTATTCATCTTCGCGAAGGAGCACAACAGATCATATCTGCTACTACTGCTGTTGCTAaggttgctgctgctgcagcatcAGCTTCCCAATACTCCTCATTATTGCCTTCGGTTGCTGTGACTCCTGTTGCTCAAAACAATCGCCAGAAAAGGGTGCCACAAATCGAGCCTAGATCTGTGAATACTATGTCTTTTGCAAATGGTGCTGTTATAAGTAATCCTGGAGATTCATTTGACATGCATTCACAGACTCCAAAAATGCATGATCAACAACAGAATGGTgtcaatttgaattcaaaaattgtCCAGGGGCTTTCTGATATGGCAATTTCGAACAAACTAAAAGGTCTTCAGGACCCCAATGGATTTTTGCCTGAAATTAGACCTGGTCAGTCATCTGTACATGTTGGTACTGGAAATGGTGGAAATCTTGAAAGAACAATCTTGCCTTCGTCACAGAACAAAGGACCAAGTAATGGGAGACATGGGTCTGGAGGCAAACAACAAGGAAG gTCATCTGGAGCTGGCTTGATTTCCAGAAGATA